A section of the Paenibacillus odorifer genome encodes:
- a CDS encoding nucleoside recognition domain-containing protein, producing the protein MESLPITKGSDALDSLLSTAKKLADGGAIRDEIVSGIYGVSAGICGDAVTYRDKKKLNSTYKLDNIVTSKIWGFPIMLAILGVVFWITIAGANYPSSWLATFFGFIEGYLTAGFEALHAPAWLHGVLVLGLYRGTSWVISVMLPPMMIFFPVFALLENFGYLPRVAFNMDRLFKKSGGHGKQALTMSMGFGCNAAAILSTRIIESPRERMLAILTNNFVPCNGRWPTLILLSSLFMAGAATTGALRTFTTASVLMGMVLIGIIVTLTVSLVMSKTALRGVPTHYTLELPPYRRPQIWKTILISSKDKSLNVLTRAIVVAAPAGIITWILGNLFIGGDSVLNHMAAFFDPFAHMLGMDGFIIMAFILGLPANEIVLPILLMGYMSSGAMVDIDSLGSIKDVFLSHGWTWLTALNMMLFSLLHYPCGTTLVNIYKETKSMKWAVLSAVIPLGIAIGVTFAVAQLARLFGWV; encoded by the coding sequence ATGGAGTCACTGCCTATCACTAAGGGTTCTGACGCTCTAGATTCCCTATTGTCTACCGCAAAAAAGCTCGCTGACGGCGGAGCCATTCGGGATGAGATTGTCAGTGGTATATATGGCGTATCCGCAGGCATCTGCGGGGATGCAGTTACTTATCGGGATAAGAAGAAACTGAACAGCACTTATAAGCTGGATAATATCGTGACCTCCAAAATTTGGGGTTTTCCCATCATGCTCGCCATTCTCGGTGTCGTATTCTGGATTACGATTGCCGGGGCTAACTACCCTTCTAGCTGGCTCGCTACCTTCTTTGGCTTCATCGAAGGATATCTGACAGCGGGATTTGAGGCTCTCCATGCCCCAGCTTGGCTGCACGGCGTGCTTGTGCTTGGCTTGTATCGAGGCACCTCATGGGTAATCAGTGTCATGCTGCCACCAATGATGATCTTTTTCCCCGTATTCGCTCTGCTTGAGAATTTCGGGTATCTGCCACGCGTTGCTTTTAACATGGACCGACTATTCAAAAAATCAGGTGGTCATGGCAAGCAAGCTTTAACCATGTCCATGGGCTTCGGCTGTAACGCGGCCGCTATCCTCTCCACACGAATCATCGAATCGCCGCGTGAACGAATGCTGGCTATACTGACCAACAATTTTGTCCCTTGCAACGGCCGCTGGCCCACGCTGATTTTATTGTCTTCCTTATTTATGGCAGGAGCCGCTACGACAGGTGCGCTTCGTACATTCACCACTGCCTCCGTCCTAATGGGGATGGTTCTAATCGGCATCATTGTTACCTTGACTGTTTCCTTGGTCATGTCCAAAACTGCGCTGCGTGGGGTTCCCACACATTACACATTGGAGCTTCCTCCCTACCGCCGTCCACAAATCTGGAAGACCATACTTATTTCCTCCAAAGATAAGTCCCTTAACGTACTTACTCGGGCTATCGTCGTTGCTGCCCCTGCCGGGATTATCACTTGGATTCTAGGCAATCTGTTTATTGGCGGCGATTCTGTACTGAATCATATGGCTGCATTCTTTGATCCGTTTGCACATATGCTCGGCATGGACGGCTTTATCATCATGGCCTTTATTCTTGGACTTCCTGCGAATGAAATCGTATTGCCTATCTTGCTTATGGGCTATATGTCCTCAGGCGCTATGGTTGATATCGACAGTTTAGGCAGTATCAAAGATGTCTTTCTCTCACATGGCTGGACCTGGCTGACCGCACTCAACATGATGCTGTTCTCCCTGCTTCACTATCCTTGTGGTACGACACTCGTGAACATTTACAAGGAAACAAAAAGCATGAAGTGGGCCGTTCTCTCAGCAGTTATTCCGCTGGGTATCGCCATCGGAGTAACCTTTGCTGTCGCTCAGCTTGCCCGGTTATTTGGGTGGGTGTGA
- a CDS encoding helix-turn-helix transcriptional regulator, producing the protein MSKADHMLSILWMLKQRGRTAGELAEALEISVRSVYRYIDALCISGVPIIADSGPGGGYSLPEHFSEAPLFFDSDEQRSLLQAASFARGTGYPYVEALDQAIAKLKRYSNAQQLEQMERHEGGIETIHSPAVPLPHLLQELELATANGHTLQMEYRKGNGETISSRAIDPYGLVLWKGQWYTVAYCHQRQGIRSFRVDRMTELKRTEAVFARPADFSARDFLLKSLLPTPNTPEKLIAVVIAADEGILNDLCSHWLFGHTLVQRIDGQARFQVDETSLLTYAPYFLLPYGSTLRILEPLALKQKLSAIATDLAAYYKT; encoded by the coding sequence ATGTCCAAGGCTGATCACATGTTATCCATTCTCTGGATGCTCAAGCAACGGGGAAGAACCGCCGGGGAACTAGCAGAAGCGCTAGAGATCAGTGTCCGCTCTGTCTATCGTTACATCGACGCGTTATGCATCAGTGGCGTACCCATTATCGCGGATAGTGGACCTGGTGGTGGCTATAGCCTTCCGGAACATTTTTCCGAGGCCCCGTTATTCTTTGACTCCGACGAACAGCGTTCCCTCCTGCAAGCCGCCTCCTTTGCGCGGGGAACTGGATATCCTTATGTAGAAGCTCTAGATCAAGCAATCGCCAAACTGAAACGATACAGCAATGCGCAGCAATTAGAACAGATGGAGCGTCATGAGGGCGGGATAGAAACCATCCACTCCCCTGCTGTGCCGCTTCCCCACCTGCTGCAAGAGCTTGAATTAGCGACGGCGAACGGACATACCCTCCAGATGGAATATCGGAAGGGAAACGGGGAGACAATTTCTTCCCGCGCTATTGATCCTTATGGACTTGTACTGTGGAAAGGGCAGTGGTACACCGTTGCTTATTGCCATCAGAGGCAAGGAATTCGGTCTTTCCGAGTCGATAGAATGACTGAACTGAAACGTACAGAAGCTGTGTTTGCCCGTCCTGCTGACTTCTCTGCACGTGATTTTTTGTTAAAAAGCTTGCTGCCAACACCAAATACTCCAGAGAAACTCATAGCAGTAGTCATCGCCGCTGATGAAGGAATCCTGAACGATCTATGCAGTCATTGGCTGTTTGGACATACTCTGGTGCAGCGTATTGACGGACAAGCCCGCTTTCAAGTCGATGAGACCTCCTTACTGACTTATGCGCCTTACTTCTTGTTGCCTTATGGATCAACACTACGAATCCTAGAGCCTTTAGCTCTGAAGCAAAAGCTGTCCGCAATAGCTACCGATCTGGCAGCTTATTATAAAACTTAA
- a CDS encoding DMT family transporter: MILFAYALVCLIFGTTFLAIKIGVDAGAPPFFSAGLRFFVAGAVLFLWMVWKRKASFSLLLRKEMLFTGSALTFGTFAGLYWAEQYVSSGLAAVLSATGPIMILLLQTSILRQKAPAISLYGCIIGFTGVLLLVLPNLAVDISPLWLIGCAVVLIGECCYAVGAIYSKKVINSIPEVSPIALNAAQMMYGGALLFILSFATEKVHPAFLFSFETAGSLLYLTVIGSMVGHTLFYWLVAKTNPVFPSTWLYISPPIAVGVGFFFYKESVSWITILGVFTIIAGTILVNADALKQLLQKKKINTVALKKSNI, encoded by the coding sequence ATGATCTTATTTGCTTATGCACTTGTATGTCTGATCTTCGGCACGACCTTTCTAGCTATCAAAATCGGTGTAGATGCCGGTGCGCCTCCTTTTTTTTCAGCGGGCTTAAGATTTTTTGTCGCGGGCGCTGTTCTATTCCTATGGATGGTCTGGAAACGAAAAGCCAGCTTCTCCTTGCTGTTGCGCAAAGAAATGTTGTTCACCGGGTCTGCTCTAACCTTCGGCACCTTCGCGGGTCTCTACTGGGCTGAACAATATGTTTCTTCAGGGCTTGCAGCTGTACTCTCTGCCACTGGACCGATCATGATCCTGCTGCTCCAAACCTCTATTCTTCGGCAAAAAGCACCCGCCATCTCCCTATATGGCTGCATCATCGGCTTCACTGGCGTACTGCTGCTGGTTCTCCCCAATCTCGCCGTTGATATTTCACCACTGTGGCTCATCGGTTGCGCTGTAGTCCTAATTGGAGAGTGTTGCTATGCTGTAGGTGCGATTTACTCCAAAAAAGTAATTAACAGTATACCTGAAGTCTCACCGATCGCACTGAATGCGGCTCAAATGATGTATGGCGGTGCACTGTTATTCATTCTTTCTTTTGCCACGGAAAAAGTACATCCTGCATTTCTCTTCTCATTCGAGACAGCAGGTTCACTGCTCTATCTCACAGTTATCGGCTCCATGGTCGGCCATACCTTATTCTACTGGCTCGTAGCTAAGACCAACCCAGTGTTTCCTTCTACCTGGCTTTATATTTCTCCACCGATTGCGGTGGGTGTAGGCTTTTTCTTTTACAAGGAGTCCGTATCTTGGATTACAATTCTCGGAGTGTTCACCATCATTGCCGGAACAATCCTAGTGAATGCTGATGCTTTAAAGCAATTACTGCAAAAAAAGAAGATAAACACTGTTGCGTTAAAAAAATCAAATATATGA
- a CDS encoding ABC transporter ATP-binding protein yields the protein MNVLEVKGLHKVYPGKIVTQALTDIHLNIEKGEFVGIMGPSGSGKTTLLNMVSTIDQPSSGEVNINGSNPYLLNKKELAHFRRKQLGFVFQDFNLLETLTVAENIVLPLTLDNRKLSQMEILLQRVAERLNITDILSKRTYEISGGQRQRTAIARAIITSPSIILADEPTGALDSNSSRMVMESLEDINHKEGTTLMLVTHDPLAASYCNRIVFIKDGKLAAEIHRGDNRQAFFQKIIDTLSFWGGNSHELSSIRV from the coding sequence ATGAACGTATTGGAAGTCAAAGGACTTCATAAGGTATACCCCGGCAAAATAGTGACCCAAGCCCTCACTGATATTCATCTAAATATTGAAAAAGGTGAATTTGTCGGAATTATGGGACCGTCTGGTAGCGGTAAAACAACACTGCTCAATATGGTATCCACAATCGACCAGCCGTCCTCTGGCGAAGTGAATATCAACGGCAGCAACCCTTATCTTTTGAATAAAAAAGAGCTCGCCCACTTTCGCCGAAAACAACTAGGCTTTGTGTTTCAGGACTTCAACCTGCTTGAGACATTAACCGTCGCCGAGAATATTGTGCTGCCCCTGACTTTGGATAACCGTAAGCTCTCCCAGATGGAGATCTTGCTTCAAAGAGTCGCAGAACGCTTAAACATTACCGATATTCTGAGCAAACGCACCTATGAAATTTCAGGGGGACAACGTCAGCGGACCGCAATTGCCCGGGCGATCATCACCTCTCCTTCGATTATTTTGGCCGATGAACCTACGGGTGCGCTTGACTCCAATTCTTCGCGGATGGTGATGGAATCGCTGGAGGATATTAATCACAAAGAAGGCACCACGCTAATGCTCGTAACACATGATCCACTGGCAGCGAGCTACTGCAACCGAATTGTTTTTATAAAAGACGGCAAACTAGCAGCGGAAATTCATCGGGGCGATAACCGTCAGGCCTTCTTCCAAAAGATTATCGACACACTTTCGTTCTGGGGAGGGAATAGTCATGAACTTTCCTCAATTCGCGTTTAA
- a CDS encoding FeoA family protein has translation MTGTTIPLSEAAKGSTLRISDIEVQGVLRRRLLDLGFVVGNIVEVLRRSPLGDPIAFRVSNTTIALRREESSLIFGELIGGVEA, from the coding sequence ATGACTGGAACAACTATTCCTTTATCAGAAGCTGCAAAGGGTAGCACGCTGCGCATCAGCGACATTGAAGTCCAAGGTGTGCTTAGAAGAAGATTACTGGACCTCGGGTTCGTAGTCGGGAATATCGTAGAGGTGTTGCGGCGTAGTCCATTAGGAGATCCTATAGCTTTTCGGGTAAGCAATACGACCATTGCATTGCGTAGAGAAGAAAGTTCTTTAATATTCGGAGAATTAATTGGAGGTGTAGAAGCATGA
- a CDS encoding SRPBCC domain-containing protein, which translates to MKELHYEFYIGGTPEQVWETLISPEGTKQIYYGSVIQSTFKEGELLEYVGPGEDGDETIHVYGTLLEFTPQKAFRFTHKVGPSYHKGTERYESRISWLLEPVGGTTKLTLIHDEWHPDDPSYAGSINAWWQVLSNIKTLVETGRTLDFGSWS; encoded by the coding sequence ATGAAAGAACTTCACTATGAATTTTATATTGGCGGAACACCTGAGCAGGTATGGGAGACTTTGATCTCTCCGGAAGGTACTAAACAGATTTACTACGGTAGCGTAATCCAATCCACCTTTAAAGAAGGCGAATTGCTGGAATATGTTGGTCCCGGTGAAGATGGCGATGAAACGATACATGTATATGGGACTCTGCTGGAGTTCACTCCACAAAAAGCGTTTCGTTTCACGCATAAGGTCGGCCCCTCCTATCATAAGGGTACAGAAAGATATGAATCGCGTATATCTTGGCTGCTTGAACCGGTGGGTGGAACTACTAAGCTTACGCTTATCCACGATGAATGGCATCCTGATGATCCTTCATATGCTGGCAGTATCAACGCCTGGTGGCAGGTTCTGAGTAATATTAAAACCTTGGTCGAGACCGGACGTACACTTGATTTTGGCAGCTGGTCGTAA
- a CDS encoding helix-turn-helix transcriptional regulator, which translates to MPFLSEVEGIVIELTSRQIEIIDIVNKRAPITGEQIAESLNLTRPTIRSDLSVLVMLKYIDAKPKVGYFPGLKSSSRQGSGYLLQETMVKEIQSVPIVIRETTTIQDAVVTLFLQDVGTLIICDEEGKLTGVASRKDFLKVTLGNPGAVSMPVSMVMTRQPKVVTTSPDEPVLEAAHKMIFHEVDSLPVVVPSAAEDGGTKLDVVGRLTKTSIIKLLLELEAKG; encoded by the coding sequence ATGCCTTTTTTATCGGAAGTGGAGGGAATTGTGATCGAACTGACATCACGTCAAATAGAGATTATCGATATCGTTAACAAAAGAGCTCCGATTACCGGCGAACAGATTGCCGAAAGTTTGAATCTTACCCGGCCTACAATTCGCTCGGATCTGTCTGTTTTGGTTATGCTCAAATATATCGACGCCAAGCCGAAGGTCGGGTACTTCCCAGGATTGAAATCATCCAGTCGTCAGGGAAGCGGTTATCTGCTGCAGGAAACGATGGTTAAAGAAATTCAAAGTGTACCTATAGTTATCCGTGAGACCACAACTATTCAAGATGCCGTAGTTACGCTTTTTCTACAAGATGTAGGCACTCTTATTATCTGTGACGAAGAGGGTAAACTCACGGGCGTTGCTTCACGTAAGGATTTCCTAAAGGTAACCTTGGGCAACCCCGGTGCAGTCTCCATGCCCGTAAGCATGGTTATGACGCGCCAGCCCAAAGTGGTCACAACTTCACCGGATGAGCCGGTGCTTGAAGCTGCACATAAGATGATTTTTCACGAGGTAGACAGTTTGCCGGTGGTTGTTCCCAGCGCTGCTGAAGACGGCGGTACAAAACTGGATGTGGTAGGACGTTTAACAAAAACCTCCATCATCAAACTTCTCCTCGAACTTGAAGCCAAAGGATAA
- a CDS encoding pyruvate, water dikinase regulatory protein encodes MSIEQSSNLITICSDSIGDTAEAVVQAVIHQFQNQQVTIKRYGNIRHEDELRKLMEEAAQHQGFVAYTLVQPELREMIREEAVRLDLRIVDIMGPMMQAFIDTFDDAPQQRPGLLHQLDENYFRRIEAIEFTVACDDGRDLGAMLKADIVLLGMSRTSKTPLSIFLAHRGKKVVNYPIIPEIGPPQELLSLPPNRLIGLTMKPEYMLKVRSERLKVLGLPTGSQYASLERITEEMEYAASLFNKLGCPVIDITDKAIEETAGIIMGYI; translated from the coding sequence ATGAGCATCGAGCAATCTTCCAACTTAATAACGATATGCTCGGATTCTATAGGAGATACGGCAGAGGCTGTCGTGCAGGCCGTTATTCACCAATTTCAGAATCAGCAGGTCACCATTAAAAGATACGGCAATATTAGGCATGAAGACGAGCTACGCAAGCTTATGGAAGAAGCAGCTCAGCATCAAGGTTTTGTCGCCTATACATTAGTGCAGCCAGAATTAAGAGAAATGATCCGCGAGGAAGCGGTACGTCTTGATTTGCGGATCGTTGATATCATGGGCCCTATGATGCAGGCCTTCATTGATACCTTCGACGATGCTCCTCAGCAGCGGCCGGGTCTTCTCCACCAGCTCGACGAGAATTATTTCCGCCGCATAGAAGCTATAGAATTCACCGTCGCCTGTGATGACGGCCGTGATCTGGGTGCCATGCTCAAAGCCGATATCGTTCTGCTGGGCATGTCCCGTACTTCAAAGACACCGCTTAGCATCTTTTTAGCCCATAGAGGAAAAAAAGTCGTTAACTATCCGATTATCCCGGAGATTGGTCCTCCACAAGAACTATTAAGCTTGCCGCCGAACCGGCTTATCGGATTAACCATGAAACCCGAGTACATGCTGAAGGTCCGCTCTGAGCGGCTTAAGGTTCTCGGATTACCGACAGGCTCCCAATATGCAAGTCTGGAGCGGATCACCGAAGAGATGGAATACGCCGCTTCATTGTTCAACAAGCTGGGCTGTCCTGTAATTGATATTACTGACAAGGCTATAGAAGAAACCGCTGGTATTATTATGGGTTATATCTAA
- a CDS encoding PLP-dependent aminotransferase family protein gives MKKVVGAEHNHPLFRQVYEFLLNRMERGEWVAHDKLPSIRLLAEELKVHRLTVFKAYRRLTEDGKVYVKDKSGYYVAPIISLPAIEVGAAVSAYALTNPLSDIQRVPVKYQFSQALIDPGLLPNLFLSDYVKKVFDLYPKVMGTYASVQGDNELRETLSHHFRKQHRLQLTSEELLITSGAQQAINLIARVVLGPLDTVLVERPTYSVAMDIFRREGARLVPVEITPEGYDLEEVEALMKKHKPRMFYINPTHHNPTGYTVPVQQRKLLVELAERYRCLLVEDDPFRDMYFDEEPPPPFFAYDTEGWVIYISSFSKYVAPGLRICAVACRYPFMERLITAKSLADNGTPLLNQKIFLHYYTSPRLQQHLGKLRIALQVHKEIVEEELAGTGWEWTTPQGGLNLWVKLPEHLTMDHLFASSMAQSIAFVPGELFDPLGEMKSRLRLSYSFASEGVLREGIQRLIGIAHSL, from the coding sequence ATGAAAAAAGTTGTAGGAGCGGAGCATAATCATCCCTTGTTTCGGCAGGTCTATGAATTTCTATTAAATCGCATGGAGCGAGGGGAGTGGGTCGCACATGATAAGCTTCCTTCTATACGGCTGCTGGCGGAGGAGCTTAAGGTACATCGACTGACCGTATTCAAAGCGTACAGACGGTTGACGGAGGATGGAAAGGTTTATGTAAAAGATAAATCAGGATATTACGTGGCACCCATAATCTCGCTTCCTGCTATTGAAGTAGGAGCCGCAGTATCGGCTTATGCGCTCACTAACCCGCTGTCTGATATTCAGAGAGTGCCAGTTAAGTATCAGTTCTCGCAGGCGCTGATTGATCCGGGGCTGCTGCCGAATCTTTTTCTATCTGACTATGTCAAAAAAGTGTTCGATCTATATCCCAAGGTAATGGGAACGTATGCCTCGGTCCAGGGGGATAACGAGCTGCGTGAGACGTTAAGCCACCATTTTCGGAAGCAACATCGGCTGCAGTTAACTTCGGAAGAACTGCTTATTACCTCGGGTGCGCAGCAGGCGATCAATCTGATTGCCCGGGTTGTACTTGGTCCTCTGGATACAGTGCTTGTGGAGCGGCCTACTTATAGTGTTGCTATGGATATTTTTCGCCGGGAGGGGGCACGGTTGGTTCCGGTAGAGATCACTCCGGAGGGATATGATCTGGAGGAAGTAGAAGCTTTGATGAAAAAGCATAAGCCGCGTATGTTCTACATTAATCCAACGCATCACAATCCAACTGGATACACGGTACCTGTGCAACAACGCAAGCTGTTGGTAGAACTAGCCGAACGTTATCGCTGTTTACTGGTGGAGGATGACCCGTTCCGCGATATGTATTTTGATGAGGAGCCGCCGCCGCCCTTTTTTGCTTATGATACGGAGGGGTGGGTGATCTATATCAGCAGCTTCAGTAAATATGTAGCCCCTGGCTTACGAATCTGTGCGGTGGCTTGCCGATATCCATTTATGGAGCGTCTAATCACGGCCAAATCACTCGCGGACAATGGCACTCCGCTGCTGAATCAAAAAATATTTCTACATTACTACACCTCCCCACGCTTGCAACAGCATCTCGGTAAGCTGCGCATTGCGCTTCAAGTGCATAAGGAAATCGTAGAAGAGGAGCTGGCGGGTACTGGCTGGGAATGGACGACTCCGCAAGGCGGATTAAATCTATGGGTGAAACTACCGGAGCATCTTACGATGGATCACCTGTTTGCTTCAAGTATGGCGCAGTCGATCGCTTTTGTTCCTGGGGAGTTATTTGATCCACTGGGGGAAATGAAGTCAAGGCTTCGCCTAAGTTATTCCTTTGCAAGCGAAGGGGTGCTACGCGAAGGAATACAGCGTTTGATTGGGATCGCGCACAGTTTGTGA
- a CDS encoding FeoB small GTPase domain-containing protein has protein sequence MSQFTVAFAGNPNTGKSTLFNLLTGMRQHTGNWAGKTVITAEGEFKHNNHSYLAVDLPGTYSLYSNSADEEAARDYIIFEQPDVTLVVLDATSLERNLNLALQVLEITGRAVVCINLIDEARKLGIDINLKSISKRLGVPVVAISARNKIGIDALLDQVERVATGAFTAQPLRISYNEEIERGIAELTPLVEQTIGTKYPARWIALRLLDGDDSLLTSLKEHMKSKDLPEAKEVIGHGVTAYH, from the coding sequence ATGAGTCAGTTCACCGTCGCTTTTGCAGGCAATCCTAACACTGGAAAAAGCACACTATTCAACCTGCTAACCGGCATGCGACAGCATACTGGAAACTGGGCAGGTAAAACCGTCATTACTGCCGAAGGGGAATTCAAACACAATAACCATTCATACCTCGCGGTAGATTTACCAGGAACGTACTCCCTATACTCAAATTCCGCGGATGAAGAAGCGGCTAGAGATTATATTATTTTTGAACAGCCAGATGTGACACTTGTAGTGCTTGACGCTACTTCGCTGGAACGTAATCTCAATCTTGCCTTGCAAGTGCTGGAGATTACCGGACGGGCGGTTGTCTGCATCAACCTCATTGATGAAGCACGTAAGCTGGGCATCGACATCAACCTGAAGAGTATCTCCAAACGTCTCGGCGTACCCGTCGTTGCGATATCGGCACGCAATAAAATCGGGATCGATGCCTTATTGGATCAAGTGGAGCGAGTGGCTACAGGCGCATTCACAGCGCAGCCGTTGCGCATTAGTTACAACGAAGAGATCGAACGGGGAATTGCCGAGCTTACACCATTGGTAGAGCAAACCATCGGCACCAAATATCCCGCTCGCTGGATTGCACTGCGCTTATTGGACGGTGATGACAGCCTGCTTACTTCACTCAAAGAACATATGAAAAGCAAGGATTTACCCGAAGCAAAGGAGGTCATCGGCCATGGAGTCACTGCCTATCACTAA
- a CDS encoding FtsX-like permease family protein, with the protein MNFPQFAFNNVRRNSRAYFAFFLSSAFMVMIFFSYSVFIYHPSITNIELGANSASGMQIASYIVFIFAFFFVLYSISAFLKMRNLEFGILMILGARPGQINKLILIENMLIGLLSIVTGVSFGMLLSKLFLLLSTTIMGMEPLPFYWPMKALMITSISFISLFLVISIFTLLFIRKHQVLELLKGNVKPKKEPRVSLLFSFFGLLLLTVGALAIRKQLSPTSLLVAAVTGIAGTYFFYSQLSVLGIRLLKLRRKRLWRGTNLLWISEMSYKIKDNARMLFLVTVVTSLACMASGILLSINQANSDLYKKSPFAVSYTIYDPKDEAPDLEPIHTKLKNAKVEYTENKVELISASIQGIDKEKILGIDLISRSQFNQLGLQMDVSEVGPLSEKEAVLLLNPHMDSQNFAADRAIHLKVQKDEELMLKELRTPKVHPVDPMATSLLIVDDNLYHKISTSTEKYTRPYVKYLYKIPAWDGPTPNDSSAEAVVTRDLIQWNKAANKANHQYSSILGSRADSYLSTKQGAAMLSFIGIFIALIFSLSSASFLFFKLHTELNTDKQMYNALSKIGLSTKEMSASATKQISVLFYIPIIIATIQTLVVIRPILKQINITNVTVPVLTTSAVFLVVQTIYFLIARSRYIHSLKKIMV; encoded by the coding sequence ATGAACTTTCCTCAATTCGCGTTTAATAATGTACGCCGTAATTCACGCGCTTATTTTGCTTTTTTCTTAAGCAGTGCTTTTATGGTCATGATCTTTTTCTCTTATTCAGTCTTTATTTACCACCCTAGTATTACCAACATCGAGCTGGGTGCGAATTCAGCCTCCGGCATGCAAATTGCTTCTTACATCGTGTTTATCTTTGCGTTCTTTTTCGTTCTATATTCGATTAGCGCATTTCTGAAAATGCGTAATCTGGAGTTCGGCATACTGATGATTTTAGGCGCACGCCCTGGCCAGATCAACAAGCTGATTCTTATAGAAAATATGCTTATCGGACTGCTCTCTATTGTAACAGGTGTGTCTTTCGGCATGCTTTTATCCAAGTTATTTTTGCTGCTAAGCACGACAATTATGGGCATGGAGCCACTGCCCTTTTATTGGCCAATGAAGGCGTTAATGATTACCTCTATCTCTTTCATTTCATTATTTCTGGTCATTTCGATCTTCACATTATTGTTCATTCGTAAGCATCAAGTTCTTGAACTGCTTAAGGGAAATGTTAAACCTAAAAAAGAACCCCGTGTCTCCTTATTGTTCTCATTCTTTGGGCTTCTACTGTTGACCGTCGGCGCTCTCGCGATTCGGAAGCAATTGTCCCCGACCTCACTGTTAGTCGCCGCTGTCACAGGTATCGCTGGAACCTACTTTTTCTACTCTCAGTTATCTGTATTGGGCATTCGCTTACTAAAACTAAGACGCAAGCGGCTGTGGCGCGGAACCAATCTGCTGTGGATTTCTGAGATGAGTTATAAGATTAAAGACAATGCAAGAATGCTCTTCCTTGTAACTGTAGTTACCTCGCTTGCCTGCATGGCATCGGGGATTCTTTTATCGATTAATCAAGCGAACTCAGACCTCTATAAAAAATCCCCATTCGCTGTGAGTTATACGATTTATGATCCGAAGGATGAAGCACCAGATTTAGAGCCCATTCACACTAAATTAAAGAATGCTAAAGTCGAGTACACAGAGAATAAAGTAGAACTAATCTCTGCTTCCATTCAAGGAATCGATAAGGAAAAAATACTTGGAATTGATCTGATATCCCGCTCACAGTTCAATCAACTGGGCTTACAAATGGATGTGTCCGAGGTTGGGCCCTTGTCTGAAAAAGAAGCTGTATTACTGCTGAACCCACATATGGATTCACAGAATTTTGCTGCTGATCGAGCGATTCATTTGAAGGTTCAGAAAGATGAGGAGCTGATGCTAAAAGAATTACGAACACCAAAGGTGCATCCAGTAGATCCAATGGCCACCTCACTTCTAATCGTAGATGACAACTTATATCATAAGATTTCTACTTCAACAGAGAAGTACACGAGACCTTATGTGAAATATCTATACAAAATCCCTGCATGGGACGGTCCTACACCTAATGACAGCTCAGCTGAAGCTGTTGTCACCAGAGACCTCATCCAATGGAATAAAGCCGCTAACAAGGCTAATCATCAATACAGCTCTATACTGGGATCGCGAGCAGACAGCTATCTATCGACCAAGCAGGGAGCCGCCATGCTTAGCTTTATAGGGATTTTTATCGCTCTGATCTTCTCACTTTCATCGGCCAGCTTTCTCTTTTTTAAGCTTCATACTGAGCTCAATACAGATAAGCAAATGTATAATGCTTTATCCAAAATCGGTTTAAGCACTAAAGAAATGTCAGCTTCTGCTACCAAACAGATTTCGGTACTTTTCTATATTCCGATTATTATTGCCACCATCCAGACTCTTGTCGTGATTCGTCCGATACTGAAACAGATTAATATCACAAATGTAACTGTGCCCGTGCTTACTACATCAGCTGTATTTCTGGTTGTGCAAACTATCTATTTCCTTATTGCGAGATCACGTTACATTCATAGTCTCAAGAAAATAATGGTGTAA